GTTTTTATCCTGAGCCAAAGGTAACTTCATCTGTCATGAAAATAATAATTCGAGAAAAGCCGTTAATGGATTTAAATGATCATGACTTTTTCGTCAAAATTGTGAAGATAGCTTTTTCGAAAAGAAGGAAAACCCTGTTAAATAATCTCAGAAGTTCGCCTTTGTTGGGATATACAGAAAGAGAAGTTGTTACAGCACTGAAGAAATCAGACATCGATGGCGTGAGAAGGGGTGAGACACTGACAGCTGAAGAACTCGGAAAATTAAGTAATGCCCTTTATTCAAGAGAAATACCTTGACAACTTCCGGTTCTTTTGGTAAGAGCGCTCATCTGCTTGGATCCGGCTACGGACTGAGACGGAAGGTTTGGTAAGGTGTATAAACACGGGTTAATTATAAAGCCTCTCGTCTTTGACGTAGGGGCTTTTTTTATGGGTATGGGGAAAAGATGAAGATCATATGTTCCGTAAGAGAGATGCAGTCATTTTCCGAATCCTTGAGGAATAGAGGACAAAAAATAGCCTTCGTTCCTACAATGGGTTATTTTCACGATGGCCATTTGAGTTTGATGAGAGAGGGAAAGCTGCGGGGCGACTGTGTGGCAATCAGCATTTACGTAAACCCGACGCAGTTCGGTCCAAGTGAGGATTTTGAAAGGTATCCAAGAGATTTTGAAAGGGATAAAGCCCTTGCTGAAGGGGTTGGTGTGGATGTTGTTTTCTATCCTGAGAATAAAGAGATGTACCCTGAACATTATCAGACTTATGTTAATGTTGAGAAGGTAACGGAGAATCTCTGCGGAATCTCGAGGCCCGGACATTTCCAAGGTGTTACAACTGTTTGTGCAAAACTTTTCAACATTGTAAAACCCCATTATGCACTATTCGGCAAGAAGGACTTCCAGCAACTTTCAGCCATTAAGAGGATGGTACAGGACCTTAATATGGATCTCGAGATTATCGGTATGCCAATAGTGAGAGAAACCGATGGTCTGGCTATGAGTTCACGAAATGTGTATATCAAGGAAAATGAGAGGAATTCGGCTCTTAGTCTGAGTCGTTCTTTGAAGTTAGCCAAACAGATGTATGACAGAGGAGAAAGGGATGCTTTCAGGATACTGGATGAGGTCAAAATATTTATAGAAGGACACCCCTATGCCAGGATTGATTACGCGAAGATATGCGATACGACGACCCTGAAAGATAGTGAACGTCTGGAGGGGGAATCCGTTTTAGCCCTTGCTGTGATGATTAGCAAAACGAGACTGATAGATAATTACGTATTCGGGGATGTACTTCATCTGTAACGTTTACTGACAAGTAATATTTTTCACAAGGAGAAAGGTAATCACACCATGCAAAGGTTTATGCTCAAATCAAAACTGCACAGGGCGGTAGTGACCGATGCTAACCTCCATTATGAAGGCAGTATCACGATTGACGAAAAGCTGATGAATGCCGCTGATATACTGCCTTATGAGAAAGTGAATATATATAATGTTTCCAATGGAGAGAGGTTCTCGACGTACGCGATAAAGGGTGACCAAAATTCGGGTGTTATATGTCTGAACGGAGCGGCGGCATGGAAAGCAAAAAAGGGTGACATTATCATTATTGCATGCTATGCGCTTCTTGATGATGGTGATGTTAAGAAGTGGCATCCCAAATGTGTCTTTCTGGATGATAAAAATGGGATAAAGAAATTAAAATAGTATTCGTTTAAGAAATCAATCTTATATGGGGCGGGGTGTCGATGCACCTTGCCCCTTTATATTTTAAATAGCGGTTGATAACAGTTCACCTTTTTGTTATGTACACGCAGATTAAGACAGTCTAAAGGTTATTCATCATTGAAAAAAAAACTGAAGCAGATTTTTTTAACGGGTCTTGCCGTTACAATTCCGATAGGATTAACACTTTATATCCTTTTCTTTCTCATAGATATCATGGATGGTCTCCTGAAGATTATCCCCGTCAGGTATCATCCTGATACGTTACTTGGTATTCATATTCCCGGTCTTGGAATTATTGTAACTCTGGCCTTGATCACCATCGCCGGTCTTGTCACGACAAGCTATGTTGGTTATAAGATTGTCCAATCAGGAGAAGACCTCGTTGATAGGATACCGTTTGTGAGGAATATTTACCAGGCTATCAAGAAGATCTCTGACAGCATGTTCATGGATAAGAGAAGCAGCTTTAAAAAGGTTGTACTGGTGGAGTTTCCCAGGAAAGGAGTATATACTATCGGATTTGTGACAGGTGTACCAAGCGGGGAGATTCGTAAAAAGGCGGGACAGAACTGTATCAGTGTATTTTTGCCGACAACGCCCAATCCGACATCGGGGTATCTCATTATCGTGCCGGAAGATGAATTGGTTCCCATGGATATGTCTGTAGAGGAAGCATTGACATTCATCATTTCTGTCGGTATCGTGACTCCATCAGACCGTCCGAAAAGGAGAGAGAAATTGCACCACGAAGGGAATCACATTGATGAATTGAA
This is a stretch of genomic DNA from Deltaproteobacteria bacterium. It encodes these proteins:
- the panC gene encoding pantoate--beta-alanine ligase; translated protein: MKIICSVREMQSFSESLRNRGQKIAFVPTMGYFHDGHLSLMREGKLRGDCVAISIYVNPTQFGPSEDFERYPRDFERDKALAEGVGVDVVFYPENKEMYPEHYQTYVNVEKVTENLCGISRPGHFQGVTTVCAKLFNIVKPHYALFGKKDFQQLSAIKRMVQDLNMDLEIIGMPIVRETDGLAMSSRNVYIKENERNSALSLSRSLKLAKQMYDRGERDAFRILDEVKIFIEGHPYARIDYAKICDTTTLKDSERLEGESVLALAVMISKTRLIDNYVFGDVLHL
- a CDS encoding aspartate 1-decarboxylase, whose translation is MQRFMLKSKLHRAVVTDANLHYEGSITIDEKLMNAADILPYEKVNIYNVSNGERFSTYAIKGDQNSGVICLNGAAAWKAKKGDIIIIACYALLDDGDVKKWHPKCVFLDDKNGIKKLK
- a CDS encoding DUF502 domain-containing protein, encoding MKKKLKQIFLTGLAVTIPIGLTLYILFFLIDIMDGLLKIIPVRYHPDTLLGIHIPGLGIIVTLALITIAGLVTTSYVGYKIVQSGEDLVDRIPFVRNIYQAIKKISDSMFMDKRSSFKKVVLVEFPRKGVYTIGFVTGVPSGEIRKKAGQNCISVFLPTTPNPTSGYLIIVPEDELVPMDMSVEEALTFIISVGIVTPSDRPKRREKLHHEGNHIDELKSTE